A window from Schistosoma mansoni, WGS project CABG00000000 data, chromosome 7 unplaced supercontig 0100, strain Puerto Rico, whole genome shotgun sequence encodes these proteins:
- a CDS encoding 14-3-3 protein, putative: MCDDSWLNESSIKDKDSLITLAKIQEQAERFNDMACAMKKVVETSKTLNNEERNLFSVAYKNVVGCCRSAWRVVSNIEQRLDDQKKKQAGEYRSTIEKELQAVCQEVLDLLHESLLKSENTAEGFVFYKKMEGDYYRYLAEVLTGDKSADVVKHSREAYQAATEKANSDLPPTHPIRLGLALNFSVFYYEIENNPEKACSIAQTAFNESIGQLDQPDSGSFKDSTLVMQLLRDNLTLWTSEREAAQ; this comes from the exons ATGTGTGATGACTCTTGGCTTAATGAATCTAGTATCAAGGATAAAGATTCTCTGATTACGTTGGCTAAGATTCAGGAGCAAGCTGAGAGATTCAATGATATGGCGTGTGCTATGAAAAAAGTTGTTGAGACATCAAAAACACTTAACAACGAGGAGAGAAACTTGTTTTCAGTGGcttataaaaatgtagttggGTGTTGTAGGTCAGCTTGGCGTGTCGTTTCAAATATTGAACAACGATTGGATGACCAGAAGAAAAAGCAAGCGGGAGAATACCGTAGCACTATTGAGAAGGAATTACAAGCTGTCTGCCAGGAAGTCTTA GATTTATTACACGAATCGCTACTCAAAAGTGAAAATACAGCTGAAGGATTTGTGTTTTATAAGAAAATGGAAGGTGATTATTATAGATATTTAGCTGAGGTTCTAACTGGAGACAAAAGTGCTGATGTTGTAAAACATTCAAGAGAAGCTTACCAGGCAGCGACGGAGAAGGCGAATAGTGATCTACCTCCAACTCATCCAATCCGTCTGGGCCTAGCTCTAAACTTCTCTGTGTTTTATTATGAAATTGAAAACAACCCAGAAAAAGCATGCTCAATTGCCCAGACTGCATTTAATGAATCAATCGGACAGTTAGACCAACCTGACAGTGGTTCCTTTAAAGATAGTACACTTGTAATGCAACTCCTTCGTGATAACTTAACT TTATGGACTTCTGAACGTGAAGCTGCTCAGTAA